A genome region from Mastacembelus armatus chromosome 8, fMasArm1.2, whole genome shotgun sequence includes the following:
- the gid4 gene encoding glucose-induced degradation protein 4 homolog: protein MTVADGDTFVLIMPVRAERCSSGGSACPSSASLDPPAPINTYQPGVATSLLYSGSQFRGHQKSKGNSYDVEVVLQHVTVEDSYVCGYLKIKGLTEEYPTLTTFFAGEIISRKKPFLTRKWDADEDVDRKHWGKFQPFYKYAKTFNSDDFDYEALDNSDYVFMRWKEQFLVPDHTIKDISGASFAGFYYICFQKSTATIEGYYYHRSSEWYQSLNLSHVREHSMPIYEFR from the exons ATGACGGTTGCTGACGGTGACACGTTTGTGCTCATCATGCCTGTCCGAGCAGAGCGCTGCAGTTCCGGCGGTTCGGCCTGCCCGTCCTCGGCTTCACTTGATCCTCCTGCCCCGATCAACACCTACCAGCCGGGGGTGGCCACCTCCCTGCTGTACAGCGGCTCACAGTTTCGGGGTCACCAGAAGAGCAAAGGCAACTCCTATGACGTCGAGGTTGTCTTGCAG CATGTCACAGTGGAGGACTCCTATGTGTGTGGATACCTGAAGATAAAAGGCCTGACTGAG GAGTATCCCACTCTCACGACTTTCTTTGCTGGGGAAATTATCAGCCgaaaaaagccttttttaaCAAGGAAGTGGGATGCAGATGAGGATGTGGACAGAAAACACTGG GGAAAGTTCCAGCCTTTTTATAAATATGCCAAAACCTTCAACTCAGATGACTTTGACTATGAAGCACTGGACAACAGTGATTATGTCTTCATGAGGTGGAAG GAGCAGTTTCTAGTTCCAGACCACACTATCAAAGATATCAGCGGTGCCTCCTTTGCAGGCTTCTACTACATCTGCTTCCAGAAGTCCACAGCCACCATTGAGGGGTATTATTACCATAGAAGCTCTGAATG GTACCAGTCTCTAAACCTCAGCCACGTTCGAGAGCACAGTATGCCTATTTATGAATTTCggtga